From Abiotrophia defectiva ATCC 49176:
TTTATCCAAGGGCATGGTAATCTTGGCTGACATAGCGTTTCCTCCTGATAGTCTAGCAAATACCCCTCTATTATAGCTCAGGCATCAGGCGTAGCCAAGCGACTTGCTTAATCCTATTGGGCAGGAAAAAGAATCGTCCGACCTGTCTGGGCGTCATAGCCTGGCATGGCCAAACGTAGGGCTTCCTTGCCGGTCATAGGGTCCATAATGCCTAGACTGTATTGATAATGCCCTGCCTGAGAACTTTCTTGAGACGAGAGATTTAAGGCCACAGTCACCTTCTCTTGTCGCCCTGGCACTAGCTGCGACAAGGTCAAAGGAACTTCAATCTTTTTGATTTCTTTTCCCTGATTATCTTGAAGGTAGAGGTATAGCGGCCAGTCATAGTAGAAAGGCGCTGCTCCTTTATTTTCAAAGGTCAAGGTCATAGTCTGCTCTTGCCCTTTTTGCGCTAGCTGAGCCTGAGAGACATAGATTTGATAACCAAGTTGACTCAGAATTTGCTTATAGGCTGCCTGACCTAAATCAGCTTTAGGCGCCTTTGGCCCAATAAAGGTCATATGTGAGGCTTTAACATGCTTCAAGACTTCCTGGAGTCGTGACCCCATCAGGTCTTCCATGGAATGGGCGCTGGTCATTTCGCCGCCAATGGCAAGGGTCTTCCAAGCCTGTGGCATGGCAAGCAAGCTCTTGTTTTGAGTCTGGTCGTAAACTCCACCAGCTTGAATCCACTCCAACCACTGGCTAGTATTGATTTCTTCGCCAACCATGTCGTTATAGAGTCCTAATTGATAGGTCTGACCCCATTTGAAAGGCCGGCGCATGAGAATCTGAGTCTTAGGAAAGGCCGTGCGCCAAGGCACCACGTAACGTTCCAGAATGTCTTCAGACGGTAACCTTTTGAGTCCCTTCTCATAGTTGACATGCCACTCGCCCCAGTGGCCGACACTGCCCAACTCAATGAAGGAGACAAAGCCATCCTGCCCCCAACGCTGACCCATAGCAGCCACCGCCTTGTCATGGGCTGTAATCAGGGCTTCTTGACTATAGTCTGGTGAAAAACCTTGGCCATAATCGGTGTGATACCAGTCACCAGCCCCCTTAATGTCTTGGTAGAGCCAATCCGGAATATCTTGATGCCGGTCCTGGCCAGGTAAATCTAGCACAAAGCGCAAAACCAAATGCTTGCCTTCTTTGCGCCAACGCTCAAACTGATTGGCCTTCTCAATGGCTTCAAAATTATATTTCCCCTTTTGGGGTTCCAATTCTTTCCAAGTCACATCGACGTAAAGAAGCTGAATATCCGAATCTACTTGGGATTTTTCAGCTTGGAGGGCATAGCCCATGAGCGGGTTCCCTGATTCAGGATCCTGCCAGTCAAAGCTAGCCTGACGTAAGACTTGGTCTTGGGCATTCACTCGATTGGGCTGGATTAGACTGACTGTGAGTAGACAGGCTAAAACAAGCCGGCTAAAGTAATATTGACGCATCTTTCCCCTCCTGGACGACTACTATTCATCTCTTAGCCGTGATACTCGCCATTGTACTGAATTAAGGTCACATCTTCAACGTCCTCAAGGGCTTGGATTTTCTCCATGAAGAGGAAGTCGTTTTGTGACTTACAGAAGACTTCGATAGCAGCTTCGATACTGCCGTCTTTGCGCATGGTGCGCGACTTGATGAAGAACTTCATCTTACCAAAGGCTTGCACAATGGCATCCCCTGTTTCCAGACCTTTATAGTGAATGACTGCAATGTAGACCTTGCCCGTCTCCTGACGGAAATAGAAGACCACAATCATCAGAATCACAATCAAGGCTGCACAGACCGACAGCACAAACATACCGGCCCCTAGCGTAATGCCCGAGGTAATGGCCCAAAAGAGATAGAGCAAGTCCATGGGATCCTTAACCGCCGTCCGATAACGCACGATGGACAGGGCCCCGACCATCCCCAAGGAAATGACCACGTTGGTCGAAATGGCCAAAGTCACCATACAAGTCAGCACCGTCATCCCAACTAGCGTCACCGCGAAGCTACGCGAGAAGACCACGCCAGTATAAAAGCGCCGATAGACAAAGTAGATAATGCAGCCCATAACAAAGGCCAGCAAGAGCGAGCCAATCAACTTGGGCAAATTTTCAGCAGCAAAGCGCTGAGTTTCGATAAATGATCGTTTAATAACGTCTTGAACGCTAGTATTCATTCAAAACTCCTCCTTCATCGACCACATTAGAAATGCTCATGGTCGAACCAATAATTGAAGCCATGTTTATAGGCTGTCTTTTCATAGCAGAGCACATATTTAGAGACTGCCGTATATTCCAAGGCTCCAGTCGGCACCAACTGACGCACGATTTGCGGCATAAGTTCCGTATATTTGACTTCTAAAATCAACTTGTCAGGTGGTAAGACTGGCAAGCTAGGCAACTTAGCATCAAAAATATCAAAGGAACCGACTGCTGCTCGAACATCTGTATCGAAGGTTACCCGCACAGTTCCAGCATCCAGAATCCAAGGCTCTCGTTCGTAGTCCACAATGACGCGCGGACGCATCATATTGGTCACACATTCGATATAGAACTCACGCGCTAGAGAATGCGGGCTGTGCTTAAGAAAATCATAGTTACCCAGCAAGATATCCTCTACCTGAGCCCGCGTCAGAGGCGCACTTTCCTTGTAGATATAGGCACCGAATTTCTTCTTGCGTTCAAGTCGAATATAGTGGTCCTGATAATTGTAAATACGAATCCGATACTTCTTCCGCATCAGAACCCCTGCGTCTTTTTCTTCGTAGGCAGATTGCCAGTAATCATCAAAATAGAGACTCCGAATGGTATAGCTGCCACCCTTGACATGCTTGTCTAGGGCCAAAACGGGTGACAGGCGGCGCCGCAAGTTGTCTTGATCATGATAGGAAATCAGATACTTATTCTCATGCCGATAAGGCTCTCCTGGCGCTTGACTGTCTTCTTGCCAAGTCAAGCTTTGAGACTTGCCCCATAAGGTGTTTAATAACTTATTCTTCATAAACATCCTCACTAATCTTCCCATTTGACTGAATGAAGAAGCTCTTAACGCCGAAGTGTTTACCGACTTCTGTGACATAGTAGTCGAAGGCATGGCGTGTCTCGCCAGCTTCATTAGTAGCCGTCACACGGGCAAAATAGTGTCCTTTTTCTGGCATATCCAAAACCGTTTCAGACAAAGTAATACCCTCCTCAGTGTGGATGATTTCTTTAAATTCGAAATCCTTAGCAACCTCAACCTTATAGGTAATCTTTTGCCCATTCAAATCATAAGCCGCATCCCAACGAACCTTGAGTTTGCCATTCTCGTCCTTCTCAGGTATCCCGATAAAGAATGGCATAGGCTTCTTAAGGCTATCTAGATAGTCCTGATAGTTGCTCTCAATTTCCTTAGGAATGGCTGCCGCTACTTCATCATATTGACTAGGAGTCAATCCCAAGTGGGTGCTATCCGGCTCTTTGGTAACATAGGGTTTGACGGTTTCTTGGTACTTAGCCACTTCCTGGCTAAGGTAATCTGGATTTAGCTTGCCTTTCAAATCTTGAATGGCATCATCTAGCTCCTGACGGAAAGTGGCCGACTTGAGCGCACGTTGGAAGAGACGATTCCCCCAATAGTTGCTGATGCCAGACTCCCAGGAAGTCTTACCCGCAAACTTCTCAATTTCATATTCTTTCTTGAAGAAGGCCGAGTCGTGGTCCCAAGGAATGAAATACCAGCGCTGGCTATTCTGCGGACTGTAGAGATAGACATTTCGACTCTGTGTATCCGTGTTGCCAATGAGAATTTGAAAAGCCAACCAGTAGGTCAAATTTTCTCGATCAAAGTAAGTATCTAAGGTCTGATCAATGGGCCGATCTAAATCATTCACTGCCTGAAGCATCTCAATTAGCTTATGATGGTCACGATCCCCCTTAATTTCTAAGAGTTTCTCGAATGCAACCCGATCAAAATCGGGATCGTCTTCTAGCTTAATAGTATCTTCATATAGTAGGAATTCAAAGAAATTAACCTTATAGAGCTGAGCATTGCTATCAAGACCATGAGCCTTAAGGCCACTACCATTGAGTTGTTCGACTTGGGTATAGAGACCATAATCCACGAATTTGTCAGGCTCAGAGCCGTTTTCATCCTTGACATAGAGATGAACAAATTGTGTACGTAAGCCAATTAATTGAGGAATGCCCCGAATCAAGTCATAAGCTAATTTATTACGGAAACGTAGCCCATCTGTCTGGTGCTTATTGAGGTTGATGGTTCGCTGACCCTGCCAGCTCCCCTTATTCCTTTTGAGCTTAATCTTATAGTTTTTCTGTTGATTACGACTAGACGTCTGTCCCCGGACCTGAACAGTGGCATTAGGCACCGTCTCACTGTAGCCCAATTCCCCAGCCAAGGGACCTGTATCGTCACCTGCTTGCAAGAGGGCAGCCACTTGGTAACGTGGAACACCCCATTTCTCATAATCATAAACAGAGTAGGTATTAATCTCTTCCCAAGTATGGTTGGTATTCTCCGCTGCATCTCCCGATTTAATCGTTAGATAGAGCGTTTTGACTGATTGAGGATCTTCTTGGTAAAGCAACTCTTTATCGCGCAAATGGTAATTGTTTTCGGCAAATTCAACCGTCTTTTCTTGATTAGATAGCGACTGGTTACTGGTCTCCTCTTGCCCGCATGCTGCTATAAAGCATGAGGTTATAAGGCATAAAATCAGTAACCTTCCTTTAGGTTTTTTGAGAGGCACGAGACCCCACCCCTTTCAGATAGTCGTATAGCCGGCTGAAGAAACCATGGTGCACCACAAGTGTCATAGGTTGTGCACTCAGTGTATAGTACATTAATTTCTTGGTGAAGCGATCTAGGCGCCATAAGGCAATTAGGAAGAAAATTGCAGCAGCCATCAAAAAACCAAATCCAAGAAAGGCACGATTAAAGTATTGAGATACAAACGTTAGAAGTGGCGATGCAATTGCGAAGCTCGCTGCAGCAATCAAAGCACCCTTATAATCCGTAAAATATAACAAAATAGACAAGATAACGTTGGCAATGGCATAAATCCCGTAGCCTACGCATAAAATACGGAAATAACCTCGCATGAGGTCATTAATTCCCAAGGGTAAGACATCTAGGAGTGCATTTCCTGCTGATATGGCTAGAATCGTTACAAAAAGCTGCTTCCAAGCCAGTGCTATCAGTTCACGCATCATGACTGTCAACATCTCTTCTTCTGCTTCTTTAATGTCGGCCAAGGTCCCCTTCTCGTTAAATAAGCCATAGTAACGCTTATACTTAGGATAGAAATGCACCTCAGTCGCCAAGGCAAAATTAATCGTTGTCACCAGTATGGTCAAAAAGGCTAACAGAACCGGCACATCATAGACTTGAGAAGCAAAGAAAAGTCCCCTTACTGGACTTCCCCATGGCCCTAACCAGACCACAAGAATATGCCCAAAAATTCCGATATGCAGACAGAAGCCAATTAAGGCCAAATCAAAGAACTTATCAATCCATTTCAAGAAGAGAAAAGACTCATCTAGCATTCCTAAATCTAGAGGAAAATATCGTGACAAGAGATAAACAATCCCCAAAAACATGAGGCCATAACCTACACAGACGCTAAATAATAGAGAGGTCAAAACTGGCAACTTAAATGATAGTAGGCACCATCCTACTAAAAAGGTTACAAGACTGGCTGATAAAAAGGCTAGTAAAATTGCCTTGTAGTCCTTCAAGGCAGTCAAATATTGAACCCCATTCCAGACAAAAATCAACTCCATAAACAAGGTGAGATTAAGAACTAATTGCACTACTGTCACACCTGATAGGATTAATAATGGCCCATATAATAAGACGCCTATGCCAATCATAGTTGCAGAAGATCCCAAAAAAGAAGGTAAAAGATAGGCTTCCTTTTCCTCATATAACATGTCAGAAGCGAAGCGAGTCACCGCGTAAGAGAAAAATGAATTCACTGTCAAAGACGACAAAATAGCATAGGTAATCATACTAGTCAAATAGTTACTATCAGCACGATTAAGCCCCACACGATTTGCTAGATAGGAAATCCCAAAGATTAAAGTCCCTCCTAGGATCATAGGACCAGCATAGATTACGCCAGTATAGCCATATGCCTTAGCTCGAGAGAAGAGACCCTTTTGGTTAAAGACTTTCCTTAATTCAAATCCAATCCCTGCCATTAGACCTCCACCTCCTCGTACATCGCTAGATACCCCTTGAGCATCCGATCATATTGATAATAACGCTCGACACGTGCTCGGCCGATGGCCCCCATCTTTAATCGTCCTTCTTGGGACCGGCACATGAGTTCCATCGCATCGGCTAATCCTTTCTGATAAGTAGGAGGAACACAATAACCAGCTAAACCCAAATCATCGCCTGGGCCACCCTCTAATAATTCCCGGCAACAACCCACATCGGTCGTGACACAAGGACGGCCTGAGGCTAACGACTCCAAGACAGATAAAGGCTGGGCCTCCGAGATACTGGTCAGAATCGTAAAATCGAGATTTTCCATATAAGTTACAATATCTACCCGGCCAGTGAAGATAACATTATCCAACTGCATTTGCTTAACTAGGTCATAGCATTCTTGAGCATATTCCTCATCGTCCACGCCCCCCATAATATGGAGACGGACATTATCAAGACGGTTACTTAATTCGTAGAAAGCATAAAGCATGGTCTTAATGTCCTTGATAGGAGCCAAACGCACGACTGCTCCGATATCTACTCGTCCATCTGGAATTTTAGCCGGTACGGAAGAAAAGCGTTGGAAATCAATCCCATTTTCTACCACCCGACAACGGTCTGGATCACAACCTATCTCAATTTGGGTTAGACGAGCCTTGGTGAAAAGGCTAGATATAATTTGAGCCCGGCTATAAATAATGTCCGACAGCATATAGAAAAACTTAATCCAATGGTCCTTCATACTTGGCAAGACCCAGTTAGAGCGAATAATCTCCTCTTCTCGCTCACGGGTATAGATACCATGCTCTGTTAATAAAATTGGTCGATCGTAACGATATTGCCCTAACAGCGCCAGAATACCACTGTAACCTGTCGAAATAGCATGATAGACATCTGCCTGTGGTACTTCTTGACCTAGGAGATAGAAAACCGGTAAGAGCATAGACCGAATGGTGTGGAATACTTCTGCAAAGGCATTATAGGCATACTGCTCCTGACACATATCCACCATCATCTCCAGAAAACTCTCACTTTGCAAGAAATCAACTGGATTCAGCTGCTTATCTTGATAGAGGCGGCATAAAACCTCCCAATCTGGACGCCCAGTTTCCATAAGTTGTCTGAGAGCGTCTAACTCTTCTTTGCTGAAACGGTAATCAAAGAGTCGCTTACTTGGCGCTAATTGTAAGGCATCATCTAAGAAAACTTCATGAACTTCAACCACATTATCTAACATTTGGTAGACGAACTGGCCTTTTTCCTTAGCCTTAGCCCCAATCACCCAGAGTACAAATTCGTGTTGAGGCATATTTTGGATGTATTGATGCATCCAAGTTGAGACCCCACCATGGACATAAGGATAGCTTCCTTCTAAAATCAAACAAATTCTCATCCTTATTCCTCACTCCAGTCCATGGTTACTTTGGCCTGCGTTGCTTTCAGCAGATAGAGGTTCCCTGTTAAGTGCGTCAAAGTACCACCATTTACAGGACTTCCCACTTGGCCTTCATTGATACGTACAAAGAGGTAAACCTCATCATAGAAATGGTCAAATGTCCATTCTATTCCTGTAGCTGTACGTTCTTGCTTAGGAACTAAGGCCGAATAGCGTTGTATAGCACCTGATAGCTGGGAGCCTGTCAAATCTCTTAAATCAGGTGCAGACGACTTGAGCCAACTAATGTAGTGCTCTAGGTTACTTTTAAGCACAGCCCAACCCAACTCAGCCCCACGGTCCACATCTAAGGTATCATCTGGATGGATAAAGTGACTGTTGACAAAATGCATGTTCAGTTCAGAGAATGCAGCCAACTGCATAAAATCGTCTAGCATCCCACCCGAAATAATCCGTGGCTGCTCGACCATGCCATCTGACGCCCATTCAAATTCTTGGTCATAGGCGAAATCACCAGGGAAATAGTTACTAGCTATCGTTTTAATTTCTGGAATTTCCTCCACCAATACCTTGCGCCCTTCCGCCGATAGAACATTGGAAGGTGGTACATAGACTGACTTCTCTACATTAGGAAAAAGTTCTTCGTTAAAACGCACTAACTCTTTCATAGCTGATACCATAGCTGATTCTTCCCAAGTATGATAAGAATATACATCTTTATAGTCCAGTGACTTAGGAGATAAAGGCTGGTGATTATAACCATGGTAGCCAATTTCTCCACCTGATCTTAGGAGCATATTACCAAAATAAACGAAACGAGAAATATCATCTTGGCCGTGAACATTCCCTGATGTGTCATCTTCATAGTTTTCAATGGTTGCTCCGGTATATTTAATCCCATACTTATCGACAAAACTCAGCATATCTACCCACCAAATATTGGTATAGAAATCAGCAACATTGAGGTTATAGTCCCGTTTAACATACTTGCCATCACCACTTGGAACTGGCGCAGGGAAATCATCTAAGTAGAAGACCGAACCATTAATAACAGGATAACTAGCCACCTTACCCAAAAGATTATAGGAAGCTGCATAGAGTCCCCGAGTTACCTTGTTATAGATACCAAAGTTATCGATGACAAACTTGCCCTTGCCATAGGCATGTTCCCAAATTAAAGGCAAGACACCAGGACCTTCCTTACGACTAACGTGAACCTTGGCCTTTTCAGACAAGTCAACTTTGAGTGCAGAATCAAATGGTTCTTCGATAATATACTCACGTCCCCCTCCAATCATGAAGTCCGGTTCGATATAGAGCTTGTCTACAAGACCATGCTCAGCTTGTGATTGTTTAATCCCCAAAGCTTGCTCGATTAGAGACAGATGACTGGATTTTTGAAGTGTTAGGGCAAATTGAACATAGCCCCCCGACTCAACCCAATCACGTAGGGCAATTAATTCTTGGTCTAAATCATCAAGTTGCGAAACAAGCATTACAACCTTCTCGTAACTCTTGACATCAGGAAAAGATTCCGTGGCTATATCAATTAAATTATAGCCTACTTTCATATCCTTAAAAATTTGTTGAAACTGTTCTTTAGCCAACATACTCGATGGGTCACGACTGTCCGTTACCACAAGGGTATTGACTGGTACTTGTGATTGAGCCTGATTGGCAGTCACTACTGCTCCTGTAAGATAGGTATAGGCTTGTTCTGGAATTTGATAGCCTATCCCTTGCCGCTCAATAAATAAGGCTACAGCTAATCCCAGAAAACCAATAAATACTAAGAAAATCCCCCAATACCGAAATTGTTTCCATCCTTTCATAGTGTCCCCCTCCCCTACTACACTTGTTGCCGCCAAAAATGAATTACCTGACGATTATGGCGTGAAAAATATACACGACAAGTGTCAATATCTTGAAAAAATTGTTGTAAGCCTAATCGATCGCCTTGAGCGACTAAGGCTTGAAATTGAAACATGCGGTAAGACTCATCAGTTGGCCAATTAATCTGGCAGTATTCTAGAACTTGCCGCACGCGTTGTTCTTCCCCTAAAGCTAAGTACTGCTTCCCCAAACGGATATAGTCGTTAAGCTCGTGACTAAGTGCCACCTTACGTCGTAATAAATCAATATACTGATGTCGAGAACTCTCAGCAAATTTGCCAGCTACTAAACCAGACATCAAATAATCCTCTAAAACTAAACAAAGTTCTTCCAAAATGGCAAGATTATCAGGTTGCTTAGCTAATTCTTCTTTAAGTTGATGCACTTTGAGGTCATAGTCTTTGTGTAATTCCGCTAACATAACCGTTGCGTAATGGACCACTTCAACATCCTCATTCATTCGTGCTTCTTGTAACAAGGCCACTACATTGCTTGGTTGGTCTTTAAGCATACTCATCATCAATTCGCGTTTAGTAATCGAATCATTGAGTAATAATGCCTCTTCAATCGGCACCCACTGCCTGACATCTTCAGACGCTCGAAGATCAACGGAGTCTGCCTCCTCGACTTCTGCTTCTAACACTTGGTCCTCTAGTTCTAAAACATCCTCTTGACCTATTTCTATTTCCTGAATTCTTGATTGTTTAGACATCAACCAATAGGCAATGGCTACCGCCACAGGCCCCAAATAGGGAAGTATGAAAATGGGTATCCACAAAATAGGATTGATTGAAACTTTACGAGCAAGCATCTGCCGATAGAGAATATAGGCAAAAATTATATGCCCTAGCAATAATACAAGCAGTACCAAAGTCGGTAGCATGGATTTATCCCCCTTATTTTATTGGTTATTAGTGATTTCCAATGCATGCTGGAGTGACATTTCAATTAAACCAAAAATAACACGAAGTTGATTATATTGCGCCACATCCATGGGGTCTAGTTGACGCTCTAACAAACCTATTACAATAACGAGTTGGTCCTGATAACGTAATCCCGCCACGTAATGTGGCAAACTAGGATCAAGTTGCCGGTTCAACCAAAGTTCACCTGCCATCAGAGGCTCAGCTAATGGTCCTAAAGGTCCCTCTAAGAGAGGACTTGCCAGTGCTTGACTTAGATTAGGAACAGGCGCTAGTTGGTTGGTTCCTGATACCTGATAGAAGACCAAGGCCAATGGGTCTACTAATTCAACCAAGAGCTCTTGAGCCACTTTAAGAACTCCTTCAGGAGTTGACTGGTTCAGTCGTTCTACCCAATTGTATAGGCGTCCATAGGAATCACGACAGCCCATAATTTGCTTTTTCAACATGGCCTTATCAAGTAGCATATCACGATAGAGTTGCCGAATTAGATGACTTTTATCACGTAGCAGCTGGTTCTCTCGCGATAAAACTGCTTTATCATGCAAGGTTTCAGCCCGTAAACGCCCAACCATTGCACCAGTTACTAGGTAGACAACAAAAGGAACCCAGTTAAGCGGGTCATAGAAGAGTGTGATCCAGTTGTTCCCAGAGGTCACATAAATATAGAGCAGGGCCAAAATCGATAAACTAGCCGATAAGAGCCCCATCCCAATTCCTCCAGTCATAGCCATGATGACAATATAGAGCAAGCGAACGTCAACTGCTCGGAATTGTTGCTGATTTCTTAAGATAAGGGAGACAAGTTCTGATAATAGGAAGAGAAGAAATACTTCGATAATCCGCACTAGGGTTGGGTGTAACCCCATCCAGCTCTTCAAGTCTTGCCACCATCCGAGCAAAGATGACTTTCCTTGACCAAGGTAGCGCTCTTTTAAGATAGTTTGCCAATCCTCTAAAGGGTTAAATTGAGGA
This genomic window contains:
- a CDS encoding DUF2194 domain-containing protein, with amino-acid sequence MKGWKQFRYWGIFLVFIGFLGLAVALFIERQGIGYQIPEQAYTYLTGAVVTANQAQSQVPVNTLVVTDSRDPSSMLAKEQFQQIFKDMKVGYNLIDIATESFPDVKSYEKVVMLVSQLDDLDQELIALRDWVESGGYVQFALTLQKSSHLSLIEQALGIKQSQAEHGLVDKLYIEPDFMIGGGREYIIEEPFDSALKVDLSEKAKVHVSRKEGPGVLPLIWEHAYGKGKFVIDNFGIYNKVTRGLYAASYNLLGKVASYPVINGSVFYLDDFPAPVPSGDGKYVKRDYNLNVADFYTNIWWVDMLSFVDKYGIKYTGATIENYEDDTSGNVHGQDDISRFVYFGNMLLRSGGEIGYHGYNHQPLSPKSLDYKDVYSYHTWEESAMVSAMKELVRFNEELFPNVEKSVYVPPSNVLSAEGRKVLVEEIPEIKTIASNYFPGDFAYDQEFEWASDGMVEQPRIISGGMLDDFMQLAAFSELNMHFVNSHFIHPDDTLDVDRGAELGWAVLKSNLEHYISWLKSSAPDLRDLTGSQLSGAIQRYSALVPKQERTATGIEWTFDHFYDEVYLFVRINEGQVGSPVNGGTLTHLTGNLYLLKATQAKVTMDWSEE
- a CDS encoding CotH kinase family protein, producing MPLKKPKGRLLILCLITSCFIAACGQEETSNQSLSNQEKTVEFAENNYHLRDKELLYQEDPQSVKTLYLTIKSGDAAENTNHTWEEINTYSVYDYEKWGVPRYQVAALLQAGDDTGPLAGELGYSETVPNATVQVRGQTSSRNQQKNYKIKLKRNKGSWQGQRTINLNKHQTDGLRFRNKLAYDLIRGIPQLIGLRTQFVHLYVKDENGSEPDKFVDYGLYTQVEQLNGSGLKAHGLDSNAQLYKVNFFEFLLYEDTIKLEDDPDFDRVAFEKLLEIKGDRDHHKLIEMLQAVNDLDRPIDQTLDTYFDRENLTYWLAFQILIGNTDTQSRNVYLYSPQNSQRWYFIPWDHDSAFFKKEYEIEKFAGKTSWESGISNYWGNRLFQRALKSATFRQELDDAIQDLKGKLNPDYLSQEVAKYQETVKPYVTKEPDSTHLGLTPSQYDEVAAAIPKEIESNYQDYLDSLKKPMPFFIGIPEKDENGKLKVRWDAAYDLNGQKITYKVEVAKDFEFKEIIHTEEGITLSETVLDMPEKGHYFARVTATNEAGETRHAFDYYVTEVGKHFGVKSFFIQSNGKISEDVYEE
- the pelG gene encoding exopolysaccharide Pel transporter PelG, with the translated sequence MAGIGFELRKVFNQKGLFSRAKAYGYTGVIYAGPMILGGTLIFGISYLANRVGLNRADSNYLTSMITYAILSSLTVNSFFSYAVTRFASDMLYEEKEAYLLPSFLGSSATMIGIGVLLYGPLLILSGVTVVQLVLNLTLFMELIFVWNGVQYLTALKDYKAILLAFLSASLVTFLVGWCLLSFKLPVLTSLLFSVCVGYGLMFLGIVYLLSRYFPLDLGMLDESFLFLKWIDKFFDLALIGFCLHIGIFGHILVVWLGPWGSPVRGLFFASQVYDVPVLLAFLTILVTTINFALATEVHFYPKYKRYYGLFNEKGTLADIKEAEEEMLTVMMRELIALAWKQLFVTILAISAGNALLDVLPLGINDLMRGYFRILCVGYGIYAIANVILSILLYFTDYKGALIAAASFAIASPLLTFVSQYFNRAFLGFGFLMAAAIFFLIALWRLDRFTKKLMYYTLSAQPMTLVVHHGFFSRLYDYLKGVGSRASQKT
- a CDS encoding DUF4956 domain-containing protein, whose product is MNTSVQDVIKRSFIETQRFAAENLPKLIGSLLLAFVMGCIIYFVYRRFYTGVVFSRSFAVTLVGMTVLTCMVTLAISTNVVISLGMVGALSIVRYRTAVKDPMDLLYLFWAITSGITLGAGMFVLSVCAALIVILMIVVFYFRQETGKVYIAVIHYKGLETGDAIVQAFGKMKFFIKSRTMRKDGSIEAAIEVFCKSQNDFLFMEKIQALEDVEDVTLIQYNGEYHG
- a CDS encoding DUF4118 domain-containing protein codes for the protein MNILVTGNTSYLTREFIQEAFPEGRVIILGPCDLKTSYRQGVTVLSMEQRDWALEEVCEMYEINQVVFFSNFLTLRSQEVGEGEALQQLLTACQSYRISRFCYLSGPQSGYQNQQLETQLAQSYEQLCLYEGKEHGMSIKVIRLPYLYSDQTLPPYIDQIFSQWAAGKAARFKENRDSDFFFLQMDDLGRLLYKVLDDWTDESELLIVSNSFKLTYQDLALTMYQLQPDPSISFTKGKLQQVEQPDSMTASLRTRYGWFPQFNPLEDWQTILKERYLGQGKSSLLGWWQDLKSWMGLHPTLVRIIEVFLLFLLSELVSLILRNQQQFRAVDVRLLYIVIMAMTGGIGMGLLSASLSILALLYIYVTSGNNWITLFYDPLNWVPFVVYLVTGAMVGRLRAETLHDKAVLSRENQLLRDKSHLIRQLYRDMLLDKAMLKKQIMGCRDSYGRLYNWVERLNQSTPEGVLKVAQELLVELVDPLALVFYQVSGTNQLAPVPNLSQALASPLLEGPLGPLAEPLMAGELWLNRQLDPSLPHYVAGLRYQDQLVIVIGLLERQLDPMDVAQYNQLRVIFGLIEMSLQHALEITNNQ
- a CDS encoding polyphosphate polymerase domain-containing protein yields the protein MKNKLLNTLWGKSQSLTWQEDSQAPGEPYRHENKYLISYHDQDNLRRRLSPVLALDKHVKGGSYTIRSLYFDDYWQSAYEEKDAGVLMRKKYRIRIYNYQDHYIRLERKKKFGAYIYKESAPLTRAQVEDILLGNYDFLKHSPHSLAREFYIECVTNMMRPRVIVDYEREPWILDAGTVRVTFDTDVRAAVGSFDIFDAKLPSLPVLPPDKLILEVKYTELMPQIVRQLVPTGALEYTAVSKYVLCYEKTAYKHGFNYWFDHEHF
- a CDS encoding DUF4832 domain-containing protein — encoded protein: MRQYYFSRLVLACLLTVSLIQPNRVNAQDQVLRQASFDWQDPESGNPLMGYALQAEKSQVDSDIQLLYVDVTWKELEPQKGKYNFEAIEKANQFERWRKEGKHLVLRFVLDLPGQDRHQDIPDWLYQDIKGAGDWYHTDYGQGFSPDYSQEALITAHDKAVAAMGQRWGQDGFVSFIELGSVGHWGEWHVNYEKGLKRLPSEDILERYVVPWRTAFPKTQILMRRPFKWGQTYQLGLYNDMVGEEINTSQWLEWIQAGGVYDQTQNKSLLAMPQAWKTLAIGGEMTSAHSMEDLMGSRLQEVLKHVKASHMTFIGPKAPKADLGQAAYKQILSQLGYQIYVSQAQLAQKGQEQTMTLTFENKGAAPFYYDWPLYLYLQDNQGKEIKKIEVPLTLSQLVPGRQEKVTVALNLSSQESSQAGHYQYSLGIMDPMTGKEALRLAMPGYDAQTGRTILFPAQ
- the pelF gene encoding GT4 family glycosyltransferase PelF, whose translation is MRICLILEGSYPYVHGGVSTWMHQYIQNMPQHEFVLWVIGAKAKEKGQFVYQMLDNVVEVHEVFLDDALQLAPSKRLFDYRFSKEELDALRQLMETGRPDWEVLCRLYQDKQLNPVDFLQSESFLEMMVDMCQEQYAYNAFAEVFHTIRSMLLPVFYLLGQEVPQADVYHAISTGYSGILALLGQYRYDRPILLTEHGIYTREREEEIIRSNWVLPSMKDHWIKFFYMLSDIIYSRAQIISSLFTKARLTQIEIGCDPDRCRVVENGIDFQRFSSVPAKIPDGRVDIGAVVRLAPIKDIKTMLYAFYELSNRLDNVRLHIMGGVDDEEYAQECYDLVKQMQLDNVIFTGRVDIVTYMENLDFTILTSISEAQPLSVLESLASGRPCVTTDVGCCRELLEGGPGDDLGLAGYCVPPTYQKGLADAMELMCRSQEGRLKMGAIGRARVERYYQYDRMLKGYLAMYEEVEV